A single window of Bradyrhizobium sp. SZCCHNS1050 DNA harbors:
- a CDS encoding IclR family transcriptional regulator, with product MSKAAARALKTRASAPPPSDDRGGNGIQVLARAGSILRTLESHPNGLSLGQIAKSVGLARSTVQRIVAALMAEDFVTSSGPGQVRIGMGLLRIAASIGANSSEMIRPHLLALGEEVGETVDLSVLAGGSVVFVDQVPGRRRLTALSAVGERFPLHCTANGKAVLSCFSPEESEELIEKSLAEHPDFPLANRRRLIDELNDIRRTHLAYDLEEHGAGISAIGTAVIDHFGRPVAVSIPVPTQRFLENRDAFAEKLLGFRRRVEGILSR from the coding sequence ATGTCGAAAGCCGCAGCGCGGGCGTTGAAAACGAGAGCCTCCGCGCCGCCACCGTCTGACGACCGTGGTGGCAATGGCATTCAAGTGCTGGCGCGAGCTGGCAGCATTCTGCGCACGCTTGAGAGCCATCCGAACGGCTTGAGCCTTGGCCAGATCGCGAAGTCGGTGGGGCTCGCCCGTTCGACCGTGCAACGAATCGTGGCGGCGCTGATGGCCGAGGACTTCGTCACGTCGAGCGGGCCTGGACAGGTCAGGATCGGCATGGGTCTGTTGCGGATCGCGGCTTCCATTGGTGCGAATTCCAGCGAGATGATCCGTCCGCACCTTCTCGCCTTGGGCGAGGAGGTCGGCGAAACCGTCGACCTGTCAGTTCTGGCGGGCGGCTCGGTGGTGTTTGTCGACCAGGTGCCGGGGCGGCGTCGACTAACGGCGTTGTCGGCCGTCGGCGAACGCTTCCCGCTGCATTGCACTGCCAACGGCAAGGCGGTGCTGTCCTGCTTTTCGCCTGAAGAAAGCGAGGAACTGATCGAGAAGAGCCTTGCCGAACATCCCGACTTTCCGCTGGCGAACCGCAGGCGCCTGATCGATGAACTCAACGACATCCGCCGCACCCATCTCGCTTATGATCTCGAAGAGCACGGTGCCGGCATCAGCGCGATCGGCACGGCCGTCATCGATCATTTTGGCCGACCCGTCGCCGTATCGATTCCGGTGCCGACCCAGCGCTTTCTCGAAAACCGCGACGCCTTTGCCGAAAAGCTGCTCGGCTTCCGGCGGAGGGTGGAAGGCATTCTGTCGCGCTGA
- a CDS encoding cyclase family protein — protein sequence MSIKIRGIDFQSNTDNAMGLRFTNLSHRWGFQCPNWPYFEDVKIERIHYMAKSGVLSQRITTSMHSTTHIDAPAHVVQGTPFIDEVPLPHFFGSGLVVSLPKKKWESITADDLERACGHAIRPHDVLIINTGWHKVYEDGDYFAYCPGLVPSAADWMVDKQVKVVGHDTQANDHPLATAIGQHRNGPLLPHLREEYRAWSGGRDWTEDFPEWEPVHNKLFKHGILGIENVGGDLDEVTGKRCTFAFFPWNWDRGDGCIIRLVAITDPNQAYRIEKGEAF from the coding sequence ATGTCCATCAAGATTCGGGGCATCGATTTTCAGAGCAATACTGACAACGCCATGGGCCTGAGGTTCACCAACCTCTCCCATCGCTGGGGCTTCCAGTGCCCGAACTGGCCCTATTTCGAAGACGTCAAGATCGAGCGCATCCACTACATGGCAAAGTCTGGTGTGCTGTCGCAGCGCATCACGACCTCGATGCATTCAACGACACATATCGATGCGCCGGCCCATGTGGTGCAGGGCACGCCTTTCATCGACGAAGTGCCGCTGCCGCATTTCTTCGGCTCGGGCCTCGTCGTCTCGCTGCCGAAGAAGAAATGGGAATCCATCACCGCAGATGATCTGGAAAGGGCCTGTGGCCATGCTATCCGACCCCACGACGTTCTGATCATCAACACCGGCTGGCACAAGGTCTATGAGGACGGCGACTATTTCGCCTATTGCCCGGGGCTGGTCCCGTCAGCGGCAGATTGGATGGTCGACAAGCAGGTGAAGGTAGTCGGTCACGATACCCAGGCCAATGATCACCCGCTCGCCACCGCGATCGGCCAGCATCGCAATGGCCCGCTGCTGCCGCATCTGAGGGAGGAATATCGTGCCTGGTCGGGCGGTCGCGACTGGACCGAGGACTTCCCGGAATGGGAGCCGGTGCACAACAAGCTGTTCAAGCATGGCATCCTTGGCATCGAGAATGTCGGCGGCGATCTCGACGAGGTCACCGGCAAGCGCTGCACATTCGCGTTCTTCCCCTGGAATTGGGATCGTGGCGACGGCTGCATCATCCGCTTGGTTGCCATCACCGATCCGAACCAAGCTTACCGCATCGAGAAGGGCGAGGCGTTCTGA